One window from the genome of Spirosoma rhododendri encodes:
- a CDS encoding SusC/RagA family TonB-linked outer membrane protein — MVQYTNYRRLTGRINAATSLLDNKVRFGANVQMTSSRETPVTTDLGGAPTPGLAVTLAPTIPVYTTTGDFAGPIGSGYSDRNNPVFMQYINRWDKINRNFVFGNVFTEIEPIPGLVFRSSLGMDNAGYEFKNIEQSFKNGFIARTLNSLTLNTNKFLSLTWTNTLRYNFEVGAHRFNVLGGIEAIRDNLDDVTSYRENFAVQSEDYFVLSAASGNASSTGNSTGSRLLSQFARIDYGFGDRYLAALTLRRDGSSRFGQEDKYGFFPAASVGWRIDKEAFMQNVRAVSNLKLRAGVGRIGNQDIGDLARFGLFEARYGTLASQVPNGHNSFFDQYWNVGTAYDLNGVNSGTLPSGFVQTQAANNALRWESTNELNVGLDFGFLNGSLVGSFDYFTRETKDILIKPPVASAVGEGQLKFVNGATKTNKGFELLLTYFGKPKGDFTYNVSANFARFRDKITSLPEEVRSAFPGNAVTTILGHSQFDLFGYRTDGIFQSQEEVKNHAAQVGAAPGRIRYRDLNGDGKIDALDQEFFGTTLPGLEYGLRIELGYKRFDLSIFGSGIAARTGFDPYTYYNNFIRGRENVGPGVFNAWTTQNTGSRIPALTLADGNNETRTSDYFNVSTAYFKIRNIQLGYNVPQDVVGRLRLTNVRLYAMAENVFWFKSKSFDGPDPERTDINTVPIPRTITLGLNVSF, encoded by the coding sequence ATGGTACAGTACACCAACTACCGCCGACTGACGGGCCGGATCAATGCCGCCACCAGTCTGCTCGACAACAAGGTCCGGTTTGGGGCGAACGTGCAGATGACGTCGTCGCGCGAAACGCCCGTCACGACCGACCTCGGCGGTGCCCCCACGCCGGGTCTGGCGGTTACGCTGGCTCCGACCATTCCCGTCTACACCACCACCGGCGACTTTGCCGGGCCGATTGGGTCGGGCTATTCGGATCGTAACAACCCGGTGTTCATGCAGTACATCAACCGCTGGGATAAGATCAACCGCAACTTCGTATTCGGCAACGTCTTCACCGAGATCGAGCCGATTCCGGGGCTGGTGTTCCGCTCGTCGCTGGGTATGGACAACGCGGGCTACGAGTTTAAAAACATCGAGCAGTCGTTCAAAAACGGATTCATCGCCCGGACGCTCAATAGCCTGACGCTCAATACGAACAAGTTTCTGAGCCTGACCTGGACCAACACGCTGCGGTATAACTTCGAGGTGGGCGCGCACCGCTTCAACGTGCTGGGCGGAATCGAAGCCATCCGCGACAACCTCGACGACGTTACCTCGTACCGCGAAAACTTTGCGGTGCAGTCGGAAGATTACTTTGTGCTGAGCGCGGCTTCGGGCAACGCCAGCAGTACGGGCAACTCGACCGGGAGTCGGCTACTTTCTCAATTTGCCCGAATCGATTACGGGTTCGGCGACCGCTATCTGGCGGCTCTGACGCTGCGACGCGACGGCTCGTCGCGCTTCGGGCAGGAAGACAAGTACGGCTTTTTTCCGGCGGCTTCCGTAGGCTGGCGCATCGACAAGGAAGCGTTCATGCAGAACGTCCGGGCGGTTTCCAACCTCAAACTGCGGGCGGGCGTCGGCCGGATCGGTAATCAGGACATTGGTGATCTGGCCCGTTTCGGTTTGTTTGAAGCGCGGTACGGCACGCTGGCATCGCAGGTGCCCAACGGCCACAACAGCTTTTTCGATCAGTACTGGAACGTGGGAACGGCCTACGACCTGAACGGGGTCAATAGCGGAACGCTGCCCTCGGGCTTCGTGCAGACACAGGCGGCCAACAACGCGCTCCGGTGGGAATCGACCAACGAGCTGAACGTCGGTCTTGACTTCGGCTTTCTGAACGGTAGTCTGGTGGGATCGTTCGATTATTTCACCCGCGAAACCAAAGATATTCTCATCAAGCCACCCGTCGCGTCGGCGGTGGGCGAGGGGCAGTTGAAGTTCGTCAACGGGGCTACCAAAACCAACAAAGGCTTTGAACTGCTGCTGACCTACTTCGGCAAACCCAAGGGTGACTTCACCTATAACGTGTCGGCCAACTTTGCCCGCTTCCGCGACAAAATCACGAGCCTGCCCGAAGAGGTTCGCTCGGCTTTCCCCGGCAACGCCGTCACCACGATTCTGGGCCATTCGCAGTTCGACCTGTTCGGCTACCGCACCGATGGTATTTTCCAGAGCCAGGAAGAGGTGAAGAATCATGCAGCACAGGTAGGAGCCGCACCGGGCCGGATTCGCTACCGCGACCTGAACGGCGACGGCAAAATCGACGCCCTCGATCAGGAGTTTTTCGGCACAACGTTGCCCGGCCTGGAGTACGGCCTGCGCATCGAGCTGGGCTACAAACGGTTCGATCTGTCTATTTTCGGTTCGGGCATTGCCGCCCGGACGGGTTTTGATCCGTACACGTATTACAACAACTTCATCCGGGGGCGGGAGAACGTAGGACCGGGCGTATTCAATGCCTGGACGACCCAAAACACGGGTTCGCGGATTCCGGCCCTGACCCTGGCCGACGGCAACAACGAAACCCGTACCTCCGACTATTTCAACGTTAGTACGGCCTACTTCAAGATTCGGAATATTCAGCTTGGCTACAACGTGCCGCAGGACGTCGTCGGCCGGTTGCGGCTAACCAACGTGCGCCTGTATGCAATGGCCGAAAACGTGTTCTGGTTCAAGAGCAAGAGCTTCGATGGACCCGACCCGGAGCGCACCGACATCAATACGGTGCCCATTCCGCGTACGATCACCCTCGGTCTGAATGTTTCGTTTTAA
- a CDS encoding TonB-dependent receptor plug domain-containing protein: protein MTHVKNYLFMLALLLLSATAVLAQQRTLTGTVVDAKNREPLPGASILVPGTTTGTVSDAAGKFTLSVPQAATGVTVSFIGYTTQDAPIANRNDIIVALNEGSQLNEVVVLGYTTARKQDLTGAVAVVDVAATKATSSGNPMQALQGRVPGLYVEKSGTPSGEASRILIRGANTLGNNDPLYIIDGIPTKRPQVFQSLNPTAIQTIQVLKDASSASIYGSRASNGVIIVTTKNGSNTNGKLNVQFNTSIAAQSEKPERFKMLSAVDRGRALWRASVNDGVDPTSAYGEIYSFDWNKNFQNPVLNNVTVQPFVGGDRTVPAGNTDWQQELYKTGYVTNNDLTVSGGTKASSLLINLSYLNNSGWYSTPTTAD from the coding sequence ATGACTCATGTAAAAAACTACCTGTTCATGCTGGCCCTGCTGCTGTTGTCCGCAACGGCTGTTCTGGCCCAGCAGCGCACGTTGACCGGCACCGTGGTCGACGCTAAAAACCGCGAACCGCTGCCCGGCGCGAGCATCCTGGTGCCCGGCACCACAACCGGAACGGTGTCTGATGCCGCCGGAAAATTCACGCTGTCGGTGCCGCAGGCCGCGACGGGCGTAACCGTTTCGTTTATCGGTTACACGACGCAGGACGCCCCCATTGCCAATCGCAACGATATCATCGTGGCCCTGAACGAAGGCAGTCAGCTCAACGAAGTGGTCGTGCTCGGCTACACCACCGCCCGTAAGCAGGACCTGACCGGTGCCGTAGCCGTGGTCGATGTGGCCGCGACGAAAGCCACCAGTTCGGGTAACCCCATGCAGGCGTTGCAGGGCCGGGTGCCGGGGCTGTACGTCGAAAAGTCGGGGACACCGTCGGGTGAAGCCAGCCGTATCCTGATCCGGGGTGCCAATACGCTCGGCAACAACGACCCGCTGTACATCATCGACGGGATACCGACCAAGCGGCCACAGGTGTTTCAAAGCCTGAACCCCACGGCCATCCAGACGATTCAGGTGCTGAAAGATGCGTCGTCGGCGTCGATCTATGGGTCGCGGGCCTCGAACGGAGTCATCATCGTGACGACAAAAAACGGGTCGAATACGAACGGTAAACTGAACGTACAGTTCAACACCAGTATCGCGGCACAGTCGGAAAAGCCCGAGCGGTTTAAGATGCTGAGCGCGGTCGACCGGGGGCGGGCACTCTGGCGGGCGTCGGTCAACGACGGTGTCGATCCGACGTCGGCCTACGGGGAAATCTATTCGTTCGACTGGAACAAGAATTTCCAGAACCCGGTGCTGAATAATGTCACGGTGCAGCCTTTCGTCGGTGGTGACAGAACCGTTCCGGCGGGCAATACCGACTGGCAGCAGGAGCTGTACAAAACCGGCTACGTGACCAACAACGATCTGACTGTTTCGGGTGGTACGAAAGCGTCGTCGTTGCTGATTAACCTGAGCTACCTGAACAACTCGGGATGGTACAGTACACCAACTACCGCCGACTGA
- a CDS encoding carbohydrate kinase family protein produces MTHTVTCFGETLWDVLPTSRQPGGAPMNVAVDLRNFGITARLISRVGSDELGSELFRFIEQNGLPPDLIQTGHTHLTGVAKANISDSNEVTYKIVQPVAWDYIHLEPHLIDVVQNSDVFVYGSLAARSPMTRETLLTLLDVARQKVFDMNLRAPHYDRETVEHLLHRADVAKLNEHELAELADWNKTDASADLRDTMQRIRERYDLQALCVTLGSNGAALLDAAGFVQQGGFAVRVSDTIGSGDAFLAAYLYKTLQGVPARQALEFACATGAYVAMQPGATPSFTEALIVDTLLRTTPNTTQTSLSLN; encoded by the coding sequence ATGACACACACCGTCACCTGTTTTGGCGAAACCCTGTGGGACGTCCTGCCGACGAGCAGGCAGCCCGGTGGGGCACCCATGAACGTCGCCGTCGATCTCCGCAATTTCGGAATTACTGCCCGGCTGATTAGCCGGGTGGGTAGTGATGAATTAGGTAGCGAACTGTTCCGATTTATTGAACAGAACGGCCTGCCACCCGACCTGATTCAGACCGGGCATACGCACCTGACGGGAGTGGCGAAAGCCAATATCTCCGACAGCAACGAGGTCACTTACAAAATCGTACAGCCCGTCGCCTGGGACTATATTCACCTCGAACCCCACCTGATCGACGTCGTTCAGAACAGCGACGTGTTTGTATACGGTAGCCTGGCAGCCCGCAGCCCTATGACCCGCGAAACCCTGCTGACGCTACTCGACGTGGCCCGGCAGAAAGTGTTCGACATGAACCTGCGGGCACCCCACTACGACCGCGAAACGGTCGAACACCTCCTGCACCGGGCCGACGTTGCCAAGTTGAACGAGCATGAGTTGGCCGAGCTGGCAGACTGGAATAAAACCGACGCATCGGCCGATCTGCGCGACACGATGCAGCGTATCCGCGAGCGCTACGACCTGCAAGCCCTCTGCGTCACCCTTGGCAGCAACGGGGCTGCGCTGCTCGATGCGGCCGGTTTCGTGCAGCAGGGGGGCTTTGCGGTCAGGGTGAGCGACACCATCGGCAGTGGCGACGCCTTTCTGGCGGCTTATCTCTACAAAACGCTACAGGGCGTACCGGCCCGGCAGGCGCTTGAATTTGCCTGTGCGACGGGGGCTTACGTGGCGATGCAGCCGGGTGCCACACCGTCGTTTACGGAAGCCCTCATTGTCGATACGCTGCTGCGAACTACTCCGAATACCACCCAGACTTCTCTTTCACTCAATTAA
- a CDS encoding hybrid sensor histidine kinase/response regulator transcription factor — MLLLDGCSTAPEKTYRIGFSQRTQADTWRRSMLASMKQELSFNPEVEFIVKDAEGQSDKQVKQIQELIDSKVDLLIVSPNAARPITPITERAYQLGIPVIIVDRRTASDQYTAYVGADNTDVGRTAGQYASALLKGRGQLIEIGESPGSSADIDRHKGFAEVVRTKPGLQLVGKLDGDWDKQSFSADLTALLRANPATRLIFAQNDRTGLKAYDICRQLGIDQRIKIIGVDGLPGKNEGIDLVDRGILDATVLYPTGGKEAVRTAVAILKKQPFRRENRLPITLIDSTNVDIMKLQNQKAIEQQTDIEKQNQNLETLTRTYTSQKNTLYLTLASLIIALLLGMWALYLFRSKQRAYLKLARQHEQLEAQNEEIRAQKNQIEVVSQQARTATEDKLRFYSYISHEFNTPLSLILIPTEDLLAKKTVGTHELRGNLSLVQKNAYRLLRLVDQMLDLRKTDAGKQQLNASEQDLIAFVRDIVTDFGRKAEKQRIDLQLITDQAGLLIWFDTEKLDKVLFNLMSNAFKYTPRGGRIHVQINTMDGQVRIQVIDNGEGMTAQEKEHAFDLFYSGAPTFSLSKGIGLAMSLEFIQLHRGDISVTSAKGQGTTFTITLPLGSDHLDASEQTGPAGRYRPFIETELDAEAEPVLRPTGRHNGTLLLIEDNDDLRAFLINRLGAEFDIIAETTAERGWERILETIPDLILSDVMLPGIDGAGLDGIELTQRIKSDWRTSHIPVILLTAKRQLEQQIEGTRAGADCYITKPFDTTYLIETLRTTLANRRKQQQRFATDTLPKSDNKQDRRFLNELTALIEKNISDPSFGVEKLSREMGLSRVQLYRKVQALLDKNVVDLLSEVRLKKARQLLRDTTRNVAEVAVETGFSSPTYFTTFFKQHTGKTPSEYRRNPINV; from the coding sequence ATGTTGCTGCTTGATGGTTGTTCTACAGCACCTGAAAAGACCTACCGCATCGGCTTCTCGCAACGGACACAGGCCGACACCTGGCGCCGGTCGATGCTGGCCAGCATGAAGCAGGAGCTGTCCTTTAATCCCGAGGTCGAGTTTATCGTCAAGGATGCGGAAGGGCAAAGTGATAAGCAGGTCAAACAGATTCAGGAACTGATCGATTCAAAGGTCGATCTGCTGATCGTATCACCCAACGCGGCCCGGCCCATCACACCTATTACCGAGCGCGCCTACCAACTGGGTATTCCCGTCATCATCGTCGACCGGCGAACCGCGTCGGATCAATACACGGCTTATGTCGGGGCCGACAACACAGACGTGGGCCGCACGGCGGGTCAGTATGCCAGCGCGCTGCTGAAAGGACGGGGCCAGCTAATCGAGATTGGCGAGTCGCCGGGGTCGTCGGCCGACATCGACCGGCACAAGGGTTTTGCCGAGGTCGTGCGCACCAAGCCGGGGCTGCAACTGGTAGGGAAGCTGGACGGCGACTGGGACAAGCAGTCGTTTTCTGCTGACCTGACGGCACTGCTTCGGGCCAATCCAGCCACCCGGCTCATCTTCGCCCAGAACGACCGCACGGGCCTGAAAGCCTACGACATCTGCCGACAACTGGGAATCGATCAGCGCATCAAAATCATTGGTGTCGATGGTTTGCCCGGTAAAAACGAAGGCATCGACCTGGTTGACCGGGGTATTCTCGATGCTACCGTGCTGTATCCAACGGGCGGCAAGGAAGCTGTTCGCACGGCCGTAGCGATTCTGAAGAAACAACCGTTCCGGCGCGAAAACCGCCTGCCGATTACGCTGATCGACTCGACGAACGTGGATATCATGAAGCTTCAGAATCAGAAAGCTATCGAGCAGCAGACCGACATCGAAAAGCAGAATCAGAATCTGGAGACCCTGACCCGCACCTATACCTCCCAGAAAAATACGCTGTACCTCACGCTGGCCAGTCTCATTATTGCGTTGCTGCTCGGTATGTGGGCCTTGTATCTGTTTCGGAGCAAGCAGCGGGCCTACCTGAAACTGGCCCGGCAGCACGAACAACTCGAAGCACAGAACGAAGAAATCCGGGCGCAGAAAAACCAGATCGAGGTAGTGTCGCAGCAGGCGCGCACGGCCACTGAAGATAAGCTGCGGTTTTACTCGTACATCTCCCACGAATTCAACACCCCGCTCAGCCTGATTCTGATTCCTACCGAAGATTTGCTGGCCAAGAAAACGGTCGGTACGCACGAACTGCGCGGGAATCTGTCGCTGGTGCAGAAGAACGCCTACCGGCTGCTGCGGCTGGTCGATCAGATGCTCGATCTGCGGAAGACCGACGCGGGCAAGCAACAACTCAACGCGTCGGAGCAGGACCTGATTGCATTCGTACGCGACATCGTCACCGATTTTGGCCGAAAGGCAGAAAAACAGCGGATCGACCTGCAACTGATTACGGATCAGGCCGGACTACTCATCTGGTTCGATACTGAAAAGCTGGACAAGGTACTGTTCAACCTGATGTCGAACGCGTTTAAATACACCCCGCGCGGGGGCCGAATCCACGTGCAGATCAATACGATGGATGGGCAGGTGCGGATTCAGGTGATCGACAACGGGGAGGGCATGACCGCACAGGAAAAAGAACATGCCTTCGATCTGTTCTACAGCGGTGCGCCAACGTTCAGCCTCTCGAAAGGTATCGGGCTGGCAATGTCGCTGGAGTTTATCCAACTGCACCGGGGCGATATTAGTGTGACGTCCGCCAAAGGGCAGGGCACTACGTTTACCATTACATTACCGCTGGGTAGCGACCATCTGGATGCGAGCGAACAGACCGGCCCGGCGGGGCGCTATCGGCCGTTTATCGAAACCGAACTCGACGCCGAGGCTGAACCCGTGCTTCGACCGACGGGCCGACATAATGGTACGCTGCTGCTGATCGAAGATAACGACGACCTGCGGGCGTTCCTGATTAATCGGCTGGGGGCTGAATTCGACATCATCGCCGAAACCACCGCCGAGCGGGGCTGGGAGCGAATACTGGAAACTATTCCTGACCTGATCCTGAGCGACGTCATGCTGCCCGGTATAGATGGGGCCGGCCTGGATGGAATAGAACTGACGCAGCGCATTAAGTCTGACTGGCGCACCTCGCACATCCCGGTTATTCTGCTGACGGCCAAACGGCAACTAGAGCAACAGATAGAAGGCACCCGCGCCGGGGCCGACTGCTACATTACCAAACCATTCGACACGACATACCTGATCGAAACGCTGCGCACGACACTAGCCAACCGCCGGAAACAGCAGCAGCGATTCGCGACCGATACCCTGCCTAAGTCCGACAACAAACAGGATCGCCGATTCCTGAACGAGCTGACGGCATTGATCGAGAAAAACATCAGCGACCCGTCGTTCGGAGTCGAAAAGCTAAGTCGCGAGATGGGGCTATCGCGGGTGCAGCTATATCGTAAGGTGCAGGCTCTGCTCGACAAAAACGTGGTCGATCTGCTCTCGGAAGTACGCTTGAAAAAAGCCCGGCAACTCCTGCGCGACACCACCCGAAACGTCGCGGAGGTTGCCGTCGAAACGGGGTTCAGTTCACCGACCTACTTCACGACGTTCTTCAAACAGCATACCGGCAAAACACCATCGGAGTACCGCCGTAATCCGATTAACGTATAG
- a CDS encoding gliding motility-associated C-terminal domain-containing protein produces MQRRITGLLIWLIATWPMLAGAQNLVPNGSFETYRDCPHQDNLLSEAVPWYNPNRATPDFYHRCFDSGQMQLAPRTGQGLGRLFFDQGWAEYMGVRLTEPLKADECYYFEMFIATDTPGKYISETIGAYVSKEPVRDPNSTERLKAGPQILDNTPRTSVARLQWQRVSGMIIARGGEEYLTIGSFFKDPPFLGFYYLFIDDISLTRVTLNLGDDKTLCSRNDRYELNATTPGAFDYRWSDGSRQPTLQVTQPGKYSVTAITACKTLTDSVQINYALDFSLGRDTTLCTGQNLVLSPPDIPGATYRWQDGSRQRTFSVGQPGSYSVSVTQGGCAVLDAIQVRYVSPPTLDLGPDQQLCGTQIFDLKPAVTNGQFRWLDGFAEPVREVSHSGVFRATVQNDCATLADSVSIDYSGCECQLYAPNSFSPTTTASTTLSSRPAVATLRFYH; encoded by the coding sequence ATGCAGCGACGGATTACGGGGCTTCTGATCTGGTTGATAGCTACGTGGCCGATGCTTGCCGGGGCGCAGAACCTCGTACCCAACGGCAGTTTTGAAACCTACCGCGACTGCCCCCACCAGGACAACCTGCTGTCCGAAGCCGTGCCCTGGTACAACCCCAACCGAGCAACACCCGACTTTTACCACCGCTGTTTCGACTCCGGCCAGATGCAGCTCGCCCCGCGTACCGGACAGGGACTAGGGAGGCTATTCTTCGATCAGGGCTGGGCCGAATACATGGGCGTTCGCCTGACCGAGCCCCTGAAAGCCGACGAGTGCTACTACTTCGAGATGTTCATCGCGACCGATACACCGGGCAAGTATATCTCTGAAACGATTGGTGCGTACGTTTCAAAAGAACCGGTACGGGATCCTAACTCAACGGAGCGATTAAAGGCTGGCCCACAAATACTCGACAATACCCCTAGAACGTCGGTCGCCCGGTTGCAGTGGCAGCGCGTCAGCGGGATGATTATAGCCCGGGGCGGTGAAGAATACCTGACCATCGGCAGCTTTTTTAAAGACCCACCTTTCCTCGGCTTTTACTATCTATTTATCGACGATATTTCGCTGACCCGCGTTACGCTCAATCTCGGCGATGACAAGACGCTGTGCAGTCGCAACGACCGCTACGAACTAAACGCCACCACGCCGGGGGCATTCGATTACCGCTGGAGCGACGGCAGCAGACAGCCAACACTACAGGTTACCCAGCCCGGTAAATACTCCGTTACGGCCATCACAGCCTGCAAAACGCTGACCGACTCGGTTCAGATCAACTACGCACTCGACTTTTCACTGGGTCGCGACACTACGCTCTGCACCGGCCAAAACCTGGTACTGTCGCCCCCCGACATTCCGGGGGCCACCTACCGCTGGCAGGATGGTTCGCGGCAGCGTACGTTTTCGGTGGGGCAACCCGGCAGTTATTCGGTGAGCGTCACCCAGGGGGGCTGCGCCGTACTCGACGCGATTCAAGTGCGCTATGTCAGCCCACCGACGCTCGACCTCGGCCCCGATCAGCAGCTATGCGGCACACAGATATTCGACCTCAAACCCGCCGTAACCAACGGGCAGTTTCGCTGGCTGGACGGCTTCGCCGAACCGGTGCGGGAAGTCAGCCATTCGGGCGTGTTCCGGGCCACGGTGCAAAACGACTGCGCCACCCTGGCCGACTCCGTCAGCATCGACTATAGCGGCTGCGAATGCCAGTTATACGCGCCCAACAGCTTCTCCCCAACGACGACGGCCTCAACGACACTTTCCTCACGACCGGCTGTGGCGACATTACGATTCTATCATTGA
- a CDS encoding T9SS type B sorting domain-containing protein → MPVIRAQQLLPNDDGLNDTFLTTGCGDITILSLIIVNRWGEVIFETKQEPFRWNGLFQGQPCTAGEYAWTVSYQLTRNKQTTFTKQQGPLLLIR, encoded by the coding sequence ATGCCAGTTATACGCGCCCAACAGCTTCTCCCCAACGACGACGGCCTCAACGACACTTTCCTCACGACCGGCTGTGGCGACATTACGATTCTATCATTGATCATCGTCAACCGCTGGGGCGAAGTGATTTTCGAGACGAAGCAGGAGCCGTTCCGCTGGAATGGTCTGTTTCAGGGCCAGCCCTGCACCGCCGGAGAGTACGCCTGGACAGTCAGCTACCAGCTAACGCGCAACAAACAAACGACCTTCACCAAGCAGCAAGGCCCGCTGTTGCTGATTCGGTAG
- a CDS encoding GNAT family N-acetyltransferase, whose translation MPEYTILDQVDQISPALPTFSEPGFFFNSPAHLNQQGGTVHQIVVINQETGQADGRCAFFLRDQQAVSPLAAPFGSVEFAPDLPDDVLSLLINSLIKAARTAGATSLRLVNYPDCYAPTQARRLARQLVEHGFEPVATYENLHLTVTSQPFGSGIDSMKQRRLRKCRTAGFRFAHWQSPDLCAATAFVGQIRQLRCHAQTIEPASLRQLLLSFPDQFPLFGVWDADRLIALAAAVRVSPDILYYFLPVSDPAYDAYSPMVLLIDGLWQYCQQQQISLLDLGVSLNGDRTPKPSLIQFKRNLGGQSSAKTVYERAL comes from the coding sequence ATGCCCGAATACACTATTCTAGATCAGGTTGACCAGATTTCACCCGCCCTGCCTACTTTCAGCGAACCCGGCTTTTTCTTCAATAGCCCGGCGCACCTGAATCAGCAGGGCGGCACAGTGCATCAAATCGTGGTTATAAATCAGGAAACGGGGCAAGCCGACGGGCGGTGTGCATTTTTTTTGCGGGACCAACAGGCCGTTAGCCCGTTGGCGGCTCCGTTTGGCTCCGTCGAGTTTGCGCCCGATCTACCCGACGATGTACTAAGCCTATTGATCAACAGCCTGATAAAAGCGGCCCGAACGGCGGGAGCTACCTCGCTGCGGCTGGTCAACTACCCCGATTGCTACGCACCCACTCAGGCCCGGCGGTTGGCGCGTCAGCTCGTTGAACACGGTTTTGAACCGGTTGCTACGTATGAAAATTTGCACCTCACTGTAACCAGCCAACCGTTTGGGTCGGGCATTGACTCAATGAAACAGCGTCGGCTTCGCAAATGCCGGACCGCCGGATTTCGGTTCGCACACTGGCAATCGCCCGATTTGTGTGCGGCAACGGCATTCGTAGGGCAGATTCGGCAACTGCGCTGCCACGCACAGACCATAGAACCAGCATCGCTCCGGCAGCTTCTCCTATCTTTCCCCGATCAGTTTCCACTCTTCGGCGTGTGGGATGCCGACCGGCTTATCGCGTTGGCCGCTGCGGTGCGGGTCAGTCCCGATATTCTCTACTATTTCCTGCCCGTTTCCGACCCGGCTTACGACGCCTACAGCCCGATGGTGCTGCTCATCGACGGGCTTTGGCAATACTGCCAGCAACAGCAGATCAGCCTGCTCGACCTGGGCGTTTCGCTCAACGGCGACCGTACACCCAAGCCCAGCCTGATACAGTTCAAGCGAAATCTGGGCGGGCAGTCGTCGGCGAAAACAGTCTACGAACGCGCGCTCTGA
- the pseB gene encoding UDP-N-acetylglucosamine 4,6-dehydratase (inverting) — protein MLDLTNKSILITGGTGSFGKKFVEMVYQRYPNLKRLVIYSRDELKQFEMSQYYPQSKYKSIRFFIGDVRDADRLRRACEGIDVIIHAAALKQVPAAEYNPIECIKTNVFGAENVINAAMDMGVQRVVALSTDKAAAPINLYGATKLCSDKLFVAANNAKGSRDLRFSVVRYGNVIGSRGSVVPFFLEKRKDGVLPITHPDMTRFNISLEEGVEMVLYALEHAWGGEIYVPKIPSYRITDVAEAIGPDCEQKLVGIRPGEKLHEEMITETDALNTIETDKYYVITPSTPIWSTDDYLEAFNGKQVEMGFKYNSGTNTDWLTVDQLRDQIREHVDPNFSA, from the coding sequence ATGCTTGATTTAACCAATAAATCCATTCTGATTACGGGCGGCACCGGATCGTTCGGCAAGAAGTTCGTCGAGATGGTGTACCAGCGGTATCCGAACCTGAAACGGCTGGTGATCTACTCGCGCGACGAGCTGAAGCAGTTCGAGATGAGTCAGTACTACCCGCAGAGCAAGTACAAGTCGATCCGGTTTTTCATCGGCGACGTCCGCGATGCCGACCGGCTCCGGCGGGCTTGTGAGGGGATCGACGTTATCATCCACGCGGCTGCGCTCAAGCAGGTTCCGGCGGCTGAGTACAACCCCATCGAGTGCATCAAAACCAACGTATTCGGCGCGGAGAACGTCATCAACGCGGCCATGGACATGGGCGTACAGCGCGTGGTGGCCCTCTCGACCGACAAAGCCGCTGCCCCCATCAACCTCTACGGCGCGACCAAACTCTGCTCCGACAAGCTGTTTGTGGCCGCCAACAACGCGAAAGGCAGCCGCGACCTCCGCTTTTCGGTGGTGCGCTACGGCAACGTTATCGGCTCACGCGGTTCGGTAGTACCGTTCTTTCTGGAAAAGCGCAAAGACGGCGTGCTACCCATTACCCACCCCGATATGACGCGGTTCAACATCTCGCTCGAAGAGGGTGTCGAGATGGTGCTGTACGCGCTGGAACACGCCTGGGGAGGTGAAATTTATGTCCCAAAAATTCCGTCGTACCGCATCACCGATGTGGCGGAAGCCATTGGTCCCGACTGCGAGCAGAAGCTGGTCGGCATCCGGCCGGGCGAGAAGCTGCATGAGGAGATGATTACCGAAACCGACGCGCTCAACACCATCGAGACGGACAAATACTACGTCATCACGCCGTCGACACCGATCTGGAGCACCGACGACTATCTGGAAGCGTTCAACGGGAAGCAGGTTGAGATGGGCTTCAAATACAACTCTGGCACCAACACCGACTGGCTCACCGTCGATCAACTGCGCGACCAGATTCGCGAACACGTCGACCCGAACTTTTCGGCGTAG
- a CDS encoding helix-turn-helix domain-containing protein: MTRDELINSREYWITKIQLDLFAQIEQYMADNKLSRTQLAEQLGVTKGYISQVLNGDFDHKISKLVDLSLAIGKVPTITYGELPAQPDVTDTSDETRYIGQRTIGSHTPASKAS; this comes from the coding sequence ATGACACGGGACGAACTAATCAACAGCCGGGAGTACTGGATTACCAAAATTCAGCTTGATCTCTTCGCGCAGATCGAGCAGTACATGGCCGACAACAAGCTATCGCGAACGCAGTTGGCGGAGCAGCTTGGCGTTACAAAGGGGTACATATCGCAGGTTCTCAATGGTGATTTCGATCATAAAATCAGCAAACTGGTCGACCTGTCGCTGGCCATTGGCAAAGTACCGACCATTACCTACGGCGAGTTGCCTGCTCAGCCAGATGTTACCGATACATCAGACGAGACGAGATATATCGGGCAACGCACTATAGGCAGTCACACACCAGCATCAAAGGCAAGCTGA